A single window of Natrinema sp. HArc-T2 DNA harbors:
- a CDS encoding DUF790 family protein, translating to MLTADLARSRTRNGSVEPLFIDPAKPQYRETAQELIDIFEGHLGEPKGDLEETIDQLTIADTDYKIVQGLAKLLTDECEFETVAATDPQEIRQALFAKANESYPIVRQPTLGDDTQRLEVYSAVADQLGISLEECYRGMYADLEDNMLLVRFGDLCVDEYTDEGRSSTTRLTGDSEETYAEDTISVDWLLTRYNLALAQAVLYDATQMRIRVWDHFNTVFSYVKLFGLMHRIYPIDETGERVDSTDVAAGYEAILDGPASLFSKSRKYGIRMANFLPALPLCDRWEMTAEVLDGDGGSTNSGSLTFELDQTDGLSSHYSAQDEFDSDLERTLAQKWERATTDWELRREDDVLDLGAEVMIPDFAVEHPDGRRAILEIVGFWTPEYLEEKLAKIEAAELDHLLIAVSDRLDCSATDVEKVSDQVLRFKSGIHVYDVVDLAEEYALETDGQKFHSE from the coding sequence ATGCTGACAGCTGATCTCGCTCGCTCGCGCACGCGAAACGGATCTGTTGAGCCACTGTTTATTGATCCTGCCAAGCCCCAGTATCGGGAGACGGCCCAGGAACTCATCGACATCTTCGAAGGTCATCTGGGCGAACCCAAGGGTGACCTCGAGGAGACGATCGACCAGCTGACGATCGCCGATACGGATTACAAGATCGTACAGGGGCTGGCGAAACTCCTCACAGACGAGTGTGAGTTCGAGACAGTGGCTGCGACTGATCCCCAGGAGATCCGTCAGGCACTGTTCGCGAAGGCCAACGAGTCGTATCCGATCGTCCGCCAGCCCACCCTGGGAGACGATACGCAACGCCTCGAGGTCTACAGTGCTGTCGCCGACCAGCTCGGAATTAGTCTCGAAGAGTGTTACCGAGGGATGTACGCCGACCTCGAGGACAATATGCTGCTGGTTCGATTCGGCGATCTGTGCGTTGACGAATACACCGATGAGGGCCGTTCGTCAACGACCCGCCTGACCGGGGATAGCGAGGAGACATACGCTGAGGACACGATCAGCGTTGACTGGCTTCTCACGCGGTACAATCTCGCGCTGGCTCAGGCGGTCCTGTACGACGCAACGCAGATGCGGATCCGTGTGTGGGACCACTTCAACACGGTGTTCAGCTACGTCAAGTTGTTCGGGTTGATGCACCGAATCTATCCAATTGACGAAACCGGCGAGCGGGTCGACTCGACGGATGTCGCTGCAGGCTACGAAGCAATTCTGGATGGGCCTGCGTCGTTGTTCTCGAAATCCCGGAAGTACGGTATTCGGATGGCGAATTTCCTGCCAGCACTGCCGCTGTGTGACCGCTGGGAGATGACGGCGGAAGTCCTTGATGGGGACGGAGGATCGACAAACAGTGGATCACTGACGTTCGAACTCGACCAGACCGATGGATTGTCCTCTCACTACAGCGCCCAGGACGAGTTCGACAGCGATCTTGAGCGAACACTGGCCCAGAAGTGGGAACGGGCGACCACCGACTGGGAGTTACGTCGCGAGGACGACGTGCTGGATTTGGGTGCCGAGGTGATGATCCCCGACTTCGCAGTTGAGCATCCAGACGGCCGACGGGCAATCCTCGAGATCGTGGGCTTCTGGACGCCCGAGTACCTCGAGGAGAAGCTCGCGAAGATCGAGGCCGCCGAACTTGACCATCTCCTGATCGCGGTTTCTGATCGACTCGACTGTTCGGCGACCGATGTCGAGAAGGTGAGCGATCAGGTGTTGAGGTTCAAGTCCGGAATTCATGTCTACGATGTTGTTGATCTTGCCGAGGAGTATGCCCTCGAGACAGATGGACAAAAGTTCCATTCAGAGTAA
- a CDS encoding transcription initiation factor IIB family protein produces MVRPTQQRERDQMSVTEADENESEEQTCPECDSGALVASNDSNEIICEECGLVIEEQNIDHGPEWRAFNHAERQNKSRVGAPTTQTMHDKGLTTQIDWKNKDAHGRSISSKKRNQLHRLRKWQERIRTKDAGERNLQFALSEIDRMASALGVPRSVREVSSVIYRQALSNDLIRGRSIEGVATSCLYAGCRQEGIPRSLEEVTEVSRVGKKEIGRTYRYIAKELSLEMKPADPKEYVPRFCSDLEVSEEVKMKAIEIIDESAEQGLLSGKSPTGFAAAAIYAASLLCNEKKTQKEVAEVAQVTEVTIRNRYQEQIEAMGLN; encoded by the coding sequence ATGGTGCGGCCAACGCAGCAGCGCGAACGCGACCAGATGTCGGTAACGGAAGCCGACGAAAATGAGAGTGAAGAGCAGACATGTCCTGAATGCGATTCAGGCGCTCTCGTTGCTAGCAACGATAGTAACGAAATCATTTGTGAGGAGTGCGGCCTCGTTATCGAAGAGCAAAATATCGACCACGGGCCAGAATGGCGCGCGTTCAATCATGCCGAACGGCAGAACAAAAGCCGGGTTGGTGCACCCACAACCCAGACGATGCACGACAAAGGGTTGACCACCCAGATTGACTGGAAAAATAAGGACGCACACGGAAGGTCAATCTCCTCAAAAAAGCGTAATCAGTTACATCGACTGCGTAAGTGGCAAGAACGGATTCGAACCAAGGATGCAGGTGAACGAAACCTCCAGTTTGCGCTTTCGGAAATTGATCGCATGGCGTCGGCACTCGGTGTCCCCCGTTCTGTCCGGGAGGTCTCATCAGTGATCTACCGACAAGCGCTCAGCAATGACTTGATTCGTGGACGGTCTATCGAGGGCGTCGCCACGAGCTGTCTCTACGCTGGCTGTCGCCAAGAGGGGATTCCGCGGAGTCTTGAAGAGGTGACTGAAGTCTCTCGCGTTGGGAAGAAAGAAATCGGGCGCACATATCGCTATATCGCCAAGGAACTCTCCCTCGAGATGAAACCAGCCGACCCCAAAGAGTACGTCCCGCGGTTTTGTTCTGACCTCGAGGTGAGTGAAGAAGTGAAGATGAAGGCGATCGAAATTATCGATGAGTCTGCTGAACAGGGTCTGCTTTCAGGGAAGTCGCCAACGGGATTTGCGGCAGCAGCCATTTATGCGGCATCGCTTCTCTGTAACGAGAAAAAGACCCAAAAGGAAGTTGCTGAGGTTGCGCAGGTGACTGAGGTGACCATCCGAAATCGGTATCAAGAACAGATCGAAGCGATGGGTCTCAACTGA
- a CDS encoding cation-translocating P-type ATPase, which produces MTGNPRNDRTEPWHGKSTRDTLETLETDDGGLSSAEAGRRLEEYGENDIREAERTSRVELLLSQFRNPLMYLLVVAALLSLGVGLFPESEPNYAEAAFIALILCVNGLFGFVQDYQATRSIEALRELASPNAIGIRDGTKQSIDSKRLVPGDVIYLEQGDAVPADARLLEADGLRTNESALTGESTPVEKNPEAVDDDTPLADRRNMVYMNTTVVKGRGRAVVVEIGMETEVGGIATQLGESDDRQTPFEAEVKQLGTQIGALVAVLIVLVTVVQFLFTATGIVSVLLVSITLAVAGVPEGLPAVVTFTLALGARKMVDRNALVRRLPVVESLGSTDVIVTDKTGTLTEERMTVTRLYAAGTVVESSDLSPVSADGNGGSQRTDTRHSQDIDQALEWLLRCGAACNNVERTDENEYRGEPTEIAVQRMADDAGVDRPGERIREIQFSSERKRMTVLVNGDEPTAYMKGAPEVVLERCDRILEDGKVCELTDAKRQDVLKRTQSFAEDALRVLGFASKTVDDPDADADQIEDGMVFLGLQGMLDPPRAEVEQAIADCQSAGVRPVLATGDNITTAKAIGEQIGFDPEGALTGSDIDDQSDDALRDTVEEVDIFARVTPDHKVRILSALQANDHNVAMTGDGVNDAPALTQADVGIAMGNRGTDVARQASDMILRDDNFATIRDAIEEGRGIFENVRKFVNYLVSTNTGEVLVVFLGVLLGSLLFPERFTGTSQALILTPVLILWINLVADTLPALALGADPHAAGLMERPPRPSDEGVINTRVLVSIVTIAMLLAIIGLGLFFYGLEATGSLVRAQTLLFTFIVVGELIRIYVIRSRYGLTLGSNLWLLAAIGFSFLLHLIVLYTPVHDFFQVVPLAVHEWGWIGVAFIAFLLLNILTSTVYDRLFRSSTTSEQVRVEDHQKQDDKQR; this is translated from the coding sequence ATGACGGGAAATCCTCGAAACGACCGCACAGAGCCGTGGCATGGCAAGTCCACAAGAGACACTCTCGAGACGCTCGAGACTGACGACGGTGGGCTGTCGTCCGCCGAGGCGGGCCGACGGCTCGAGGAATACGGGGAGAATGACATCCGCGAGGCGGAGCGCACGTCGCGCGTCGAACTCCTGCTCTCTCAGTTTCGAAATCCGCTCATGTACCTGCTCGTCGTGGCGGCACTGCTTTCACTCGGCGTCGGGCTCTTCCCGGAGAGTGAACCGAACTACGCCGAAGCCGCGTTCATCGCGTTAATCCTGTGTGTGAACGGGCTATTCGGATTCGTCCAGGATTACCAGGCCACGAGATCGATCGAGGCACTTCGTGAACTCGCGAGCCCGAATGCGATCGGAATTCGTGATGGAACGAAGCAGTCCATCGATTCGAAACGGCTCGTCCCTGGTGACGTAATCTACCTCGAACAGGGCGACGCGGTTCCAGCGGATGCACGGCTCCTCGAAGCAGACGGGCTACGGACGAACGAATCCGCGCTCACGGGGGAGAGTACGCCGGTCGAGAAGAATCCGGAAGCCGTCGATGACGATACGCCACTAGCCGACCGGCGTAACATGGTCTACATGAATACGACCGTCGTGAAAGGGCGCGGGAGAGCCGTCGTTGTCGAGATCGGTATGGAAACGGAGGTCGGCGGGATCGCAACCCAGCTCGGCGAGTCCGACGACCGACAAACCCCGTTCGAGGCGGAAGTCAAACAGCTCGGAACGCAAATCGGCGCTCTCGTCGCTGTCCTCATCGTCCTCGTCACTGTCGTCCAGTTTCTCTTTACCGCGACGGGTATCGTCTCAGTCCTTCTCGTCAGTATTACCCTGGCCGTTGCGGGAGTCCCGGAGGGATTGCCTGCGGTAGTGACGTTTACGCTCGCGCTTGGAGCCCGAAAGATGGTCGATCGAAACGCCCTCGTCAGACGACTCCCAGTCGTCGAGAGCCTCGGATCGACCGACGTCATCGTCACCGACAAAACCGGAACACTCACCGAAGAACGGATGACGGTGACACGCCTCTACGCCGCTGGAACCGTCGTCGAGTCGTCCGATCTCAGTCCGGTATCGGCCGACGGGAACGGAGGGAGTCAGCGAACGGACACTCGGCACAGCCAGGACATTGACCAGGCACTCGAGTGGCTTCTCCGATGTGGTGCCGCGTGTAACAATGTGGAACGAACAGACGAAAACGAGTACAGAGGCGAGCCGACCGAGATCGCGGTCCAGCGAATGGCGGACGACGCCGGTGTCGATCGGCCCGGCGAGCGGATACGCGAGATTCAGTTTTCCTCAGAACGCAAACGGATGACGGTACTCGTCAATGGCGACGAGCCAACCGCCTACATGAAGGGTGCGCCGGAAGTCGTGCTCGAGCGGTGTGACCGCATCCTCGAGGATGGCAAAGTGTGTGAGCTTACCGACGCGAAACGACAAGACGTCCTCAAGCGAACCCAGTCGTTTGCAGAGGATGCACTTCGTGTCCTCGGCTTCGCATCGAAGACGGTCGACGATCCAGACGCGGATGCGGACCAGATCGAGGACGGGATGGTATTTCTCGGTCTCCAAGGAATGCTCGATCCGCCCCGTGCAGAAGTCGAACAGGCGATCGCCGACTGTCAGTCCGCGGGCGTTCGGCCAGTCCTGGCGACCGGTGACAATATAACGACTGCCAAGGCGATCGGCGAGCAGATCGGGTTCGACCCGGAAGGCGCGCTTACCGGCAGCGACATCGACGACCAGTCGGACGACGCGTTGCGCGACACCGTCGAAGAGGTCGACATTTTTGCACGAGTTACACCGGACCACAAGGTCAGGATACTGTCCGCGTTACAGGCGAATGACCACAACGTCGCGATGACCGGCGACGGCGTCAACGATGCGCCCGCACTCACACAAGCCGATGTCGGGATCGCCATGGGGAATCGTGGGACCGACGTCGCACGGCAGGCGTCGGATATGATCCTCCGTGACGACAACTTCGCGACAATACGAGACGCAATCGAAGAGGGGCGAGGGATATTCGAGAACGTTCGAAAGTTCGTCAACTACCTCGTTTCGACCAATACCGGTGAGGTCCTGGTGGTGTTTCTTGGTGTCCTGCTTGGCAGTCTGCTGTTTCCCGAGCGATTTACAGGAACTTCCCAGGCACTGATTCTGACTCCCGTCTTGATCCTCTGGATCAACCTCGTCGCGGATACGCTGCCCGCGCTCGCCCTTGGGGCGGATCCACACGCTGCCGGACTCATGGAGCGGCCTCCGAGACCGTCGGACGAAGGCGTGATCAATACGCGTGTGCTCGTGTCGATCGTCACGATCGCCATGTTACTGGCGATTATCGGTCTCGGGCTTTTCTTTTATGGCCTCGAGGCCACCGGCTCGCTCGTCCGTGCACAGACGCTCCTGTTTACGTTCATCGTCGTCGGGGAACTGATCCGGATCTACGTCATTCGCTCTCGGTACGGTCTGACCCTCGGATCTAATCTGTGGTTGTTGGCCGCTATCGGGTTCTCGTTTCTCCTCCACCT
- a CDS encoding CNNM domain-containing protein, with product MEPLEISLRILAGLLLIGLNAFFVAIEFGLTRARQYPESEFDTPSLQLAWEMTNDLEFYLTTCQIWISGTSIALGIVAEPGLAALFEPVFQNTALASIGAGSLLGFLLINLIHLTHGEQTPTYLGVERSKQVCQYGARPLYWFAKVLAPAIWFGDWIAKGTLKLFGIEMTGAWRETEQEVIESRADLRNRLGSVLDEGNLAPERREEVMNALNIGEQPVREVMVPTDDIVALSTAVDFEENFNRIEKQPHTRYPLIGDDLTDFRGIIYFPVLGGYRDEMATGDLNLEEIAAPPMTLSPDVDISDAIDQFQAEHQELALVIEDGEVIGMVTVTDLLEAIMGDIEDPIDDYLNREKA from the coding sequence ATGGAACCACTTGAGATCAGTTTACGAATACTGGCAGGACTCCTTCTCATCGGATTGAACGCGTTTTTCGTCGCAATTGAGTTCGGTCTGACCCGTGCTCGACAGTATCCCGAGTCTGAATTCGACACGCCATCGCTTCAACTTGCATGGGAGATGACCAATGATCTCGAGTTCTATCTAACGACATGCCAGATTTGGATCTCCGGAACGAGCATCGCGTTAGGTATTGTTGCTGAACCTGGGCTGGCAGCACTATTCGAGCCGGTATTCCAGAATACGGCGCTCGCGTCGATCGGGGCAGGCTCATTACTTGGCTTTTTGCTTATTAACTTGATTCATCTCACACATGGCGAACAGACACCGACCTATCTCGGTGTCGAACGTTCAAAGCAAGTTTGTCAGTACGGGGCACGACCACTCTACTGGTTCGCGAAGGTGCTTGCCCCGGCGATCTGGTTCGGAGACTGGATCGCAAAGGGAACGCTGAAACTGTTCGGCATCGAGATGACTGGTGCATGGCGTGAAACTGAACAGGAAGTCATCGAGTCACGAGCGGATCTCCGCAATCGACTCGGTTCTGTCCTCGATGAAGGCAATCTCGCGCCAGAGCGGCGGGAAGAGGTTATGAATGCACTCAACATCGGAGAACAGCCCGTTCGTGAGGTGATGGTCCCCACTGATGATATTGTTGCCCTCTCAACGGCGGTTGATTTCGAGGAGAATTTCAACCGAATCGAAAAGCAACCACACACACGGTATCCATTGATCGGTGACGATCTTACAGATTTCCGTGGTATCATCTACTTCCCAGTGTTAGGCGGATATCGCGATGAAATGGCTACAGGAGACCTCAATCTCGAAGAGATCGCTGCTCCGCCGATGACTCTGTCGCCAGATGTCGATATAAGCGATGCTATCGATCAGTTTCAGGCCGAACATCAAGAACTCGCGTTGGTAATAGAAGATGGGGAAGTCATTGGAATGGTAACAGTGACAGACCTCTTAGAAGCAATCATGGGAGACATTGAGGACCCTATTGATGATTATCTCAATCGCGAAAAAGCGTAG
- a CDS encoding DEAD/DEAH box helicase family protein: protein MRLTFDDGTLLLEDAPDSVPYAEWDDRVDEYRAQAYRYHDLHQWAVPSSRDQQTLAQATMASEPLEDDARAYSDLALSPAVAIEPRGYQQAALEAWIDHDRRGSVVLPTGSGKTFLAIQSIADAGVSTLVVVPTIDLLNQWHATLTNAFGDQLPDDVGVLGGGSHTITDLTVTTYDSAYRYINEYGDRFGLLVVDEVHNLPAPTYQQIPEMTIAPYRLGLTATYERADDQHEVLDELLGPVVYKEDVDELTGEYLSDYETIHLEVELTTDERDQYEEEYQLYRDYVDSHDFDIWKERGYQEFLKRSSYDPQGRRALVAKQRAEEIARTAEKKLETLDNLLKRHHDDRTIIFTANNDFAYEISQEFIIPCITHQTATEERTDLLDRFRTGEYSMLVTSQVLDEGIDVPAANVGIILSGSASKRQYAQRLGRILRPTDDRQPARLYEIIAANTKETYVSQHRRQGVGTDADS from the coding sequence ATGCGCCTGACGTTCGATGATGGAACGCTGCTACTTGAGGACGCACCCGATAGTGTTCCCTACGCCGAGTGGGACGATCGCGTCGACGAGTATCGAGCGCAGGCCTATCGCTATCACGACCTCCATCAGTGGGCAGTTCCCTCCAGTCGCGACCAGCAGACCCTCGCGCAGGCCACGATGGCTAGCGAACCTCTTGAAGACGATGCTAGAGCCTACAGTGACCTTGCCCTCTCACCTGCCGTCGCGATCGAACCTCGAGGCTACCAGCAAGCCGCCCTCGAGGCCTGGATCGATCACGACCGTCGGGGGAGTGTCGTCCTCCCGACCGGCAGTGGGAAAACTTTCCTCGCGATCCAGTCGATTGCCGACGCCGGCGTCAGTACGCTCGTGGTCGTTCCCACGATCGATCTGCTCAACCAGTGGCATGCGACGCTCACTAACGCGTTCGGAGACCAGCTTCCTGACGATGTCGGCGTTCTTGGTGGCGGCAGCCACACAATCACCGATCTGACGGTGACGACATACGATTCGGCCTATCGGTACATCAACGAGTACGGCGACCGGTTCGGTCTGTTGGTCGTCGACGAGGTCCATAACTTACCTGCCCCCACCTACCAACAGATCCCTGAGATGACGATCGCACCCTATCGGCTCGGATTGACTGCCACCTACGAACGAGCTGACGACCAACACGAGGTCCTCGACGAGTTACTTGGTCCCGTCGTCTACAAGGAAGATGTCGACGAACTCACCGGCGAGTACCTCAGCGATTACGAGACGATTCACCTCGAGGTTGAGCTTACCACCGACGAGCGCGATCAGTACGAAGAGGAATACCAGCTGTATCGCGACTACGTCGACTCCCATGACTTCGACATTTGGAAGGAACGGGGCTACCAGGAGTTCCTCAAGCGCAGTTCCTACGATCCACAGGGACGACGAGCTCTAGTCGCCAAACAGCGGGCCGAAGAGATCGCTCGAACTGCTGAGAAAAAACTCGAAACCCTGGATAACCTCCTGAAACGCCACCACGACGACCGGACGATCATCTTCACAGCGAATAATGACTTCGCCTACGAGATTTCCCAGGAGTTCATCATCCCGTGTATTACTCACCAAACGGCTACCGAGGAACGCACAGACCTTCTCGACCGATTCCGGACCGGGGAGTACTCGATGCTCGTGACCTCACAGGTCCTCGACGAGGGTATCGACGTACCGGCGGCGAACGTCGGGATCATCCTCTCGGGAAGTGCCTCGAAACGTCAGTACGCCCAGCGGCTTGGGCGGATCCTTCGCCCGACTGACGACCGCCAGCCAGCACGCCTCTACGAGATCATCGCGGCCAATACCAAGGAAACGTATGTCTCTCAACACCGTCGCCAAGGGGTAGGAACCGATGCTGACAGCTGA
- a CDS encoding universal stress protein → MFDTLLFPVDESDGATDVFEHVLDIATAHDSTVHILNVADTTRDSVTRIRGEVVDALEQEGEQLVRETADRAKQRGVSTVTDVRQGDPYRIIIDYAEANDIDLVAMPTHGRQGLERLLLGSTTERVVRRSDVPVLTMQPDAADERQYPYEDVLVPTDGSDCANQALAMGVDVVNAEETTLHLLSVIALTSLGVDVRSDIQQSILEESATELLDEAAEFAANAGVEPVSKTVEHAPSIPKAILSYINDHNVDLVVVGTHGRTGFDRYMLGSVTESLIRTSPVPVLTVREPVENGE, encoded by the coding sequence ATGTTCGATACCCTTCTCTTCCCAGTTGACGAGAGCGATGGGGCGACAGACGTATTTGAGCACGTCCTCGATATCGCGACCGCACACGATTCGACAGTCCATATCCTCAACGTGGCGGATACAACACGAGATAGTGTGACACGAATTCGAGGGGAAGTCGTGGATGCCCTCGAACAGGAAGGCGAGCAACTCGTTCGAGAGACAGCCGACCGTGCCAAGCAACGGGGCGTGAGCACTGTTACAGATGTTCGACAAGGAGACCCATACAGAATCATCATCGACTACGCTGAAGCGAACGACATTGATCTCGTCGCTATGCCCACTCACGGTCGGCAAGGCCTCGAGCGCTTGCTCCTTGGGAGTACCACCGAGCGGGTAGTCCGACGATCGGACGTCCCAGTCCTCACGATGCAACCAGATGCAGCCGACGAACGCCAGTACCCATATGAAGATGTCCTCGTCCCAACTGATGGAAGTGACTGTGCGAATCAAGCACTCGCAATGGGCGTAGACGTCGTGAACGCCGAGGAGACAACGCTTCACCTCCTCTCCGTCATCGCCCTCACAAGTCTCGGTGTCGACGTCCGGAGCGACATCCAGCAATCGATATTAGAGGAAAGCGCGACCGAGTTGCTCGACGAGGCAGCGGAATTCGCAGCGAACGCTGGCGTCGAGCCAGTTTCGAAGACAGTCGAACACGCCCCCTCGATTCCCAAAGCGATTCTCTCGTATATTAACGACCACAACGTCGATCTCGTCGTTGTCGGGACACACGGTCGAACTGGCTTCGATCGATACATGCTCGGAAGCGTCACGGAATCGCTCATTCGGACATCACCGGTTCCTGTTCTAACGGTTCGAGAGCCTGTCGAGAATGGTGAGTGA
- a CDS encoding anion permease, with protein MPSLVLLAGAFLVSFAVAAVTGASSVSVSMAPAIGANSVGVLRGAFLVGIVGFVGAVIQGAAVTRGVGTEIVSGTITFEMGTIALLVIGLYVGLGIYFEHSIPVAFSTFGAVAGVGLAAGYSPTLGYWYLTIASWVVSGVVAVVLAYGIVVLIRRYVPESAQMDRAVDKAVLFAGIVFSFIGGGSQVGLAVGPLVGTVRELGFGMLPLIAFGGLGIMVGAWTKSPVMLQAVGRQYASLGQRTSLAVLLTAIPMVQIIANTLGVPISYNHIIINSIAGCGFAGAGSSVDTRKYAGTLASWILTLLGSTGTAYLLYLTSKYVQ; from the coding sequence ATGCCATCACTGGTTCTCCTGGCCGGTGCGTTTCTCGTGTCATTCGCCGTTGCAGCAGTGACCGGCGCGAGTAGTGTCTCCGTCTCAATGGCACCTGCGATCGGGGCGAACTCGGTCGGGGTACTCCGGGGAGCGTTCCTCGTCGGAATCGTCGGATTCGTCGGTGCCGTCATCCAAGGTGCGGCGGTGACACGCGGCGTGGGGACGGAAATCGTCTCCGGAACCATCACCTTCGAGATGGGGACGATCGCACTGCTCGTTATCGGACTGTACGTCGGACTGGGAATCTACTTCGAACACTCGATCCCCGTCGCGTTCTCGACGTTCGGCGCGGTCGCTGGAGTCGGTTTGGCGGCAGGCTACAGTCCAACCCTCGGCTACTGGTATCTCACGATCGCATCGTGGGTCGTGTCCGGGGTCGTCGCCGTGGTCCTGGCGTACGGAATAGTCGTCCTCATACGGCGATACGTTCCGGAGTCGGCCCAAATGGATCGTGCGGTCGACAAGGCGGTCCTGTTCGCGGGAATCGTGTTTTCGTTCATCGGTGGCGGCAGCCAAGTCGGACTGGCAGTCGGACCACTCGTTGGCACGGTTCGTGAACTCGGGTTCGGGATGCTTCCGTTGATCGCGTTCGGCGGACTCGGTATCATGGTCGGCGCGTGGACGAAAAGTCCCGTTATGCTCCAGGCCGTCGGTCGACAGTACGCCAGCCTCGGACAACGAACGTCCCTCGCGGTCCTCTTGACCGCGATTCCGATGGTCCAAATCATCGCGAATACGCTCGGTGTTCCGATCTCCTACAACCACATCATCATCAACAGCATCGCCGGCTGCGGATTCGCTGGTGCGGGAAGCAGCGTAGATACACGCAAATATGCCGGAACACTTGCAAGTTGGATCCTGACCCTCCTCGGATCGACGGGAACGGCGTACCTGCTTTACCTCACGAGTAAGTACGTGCAATAG
- a CDS encoding methyl-accepting chemotaxis protein, giving the protein MTIGKDPDAVDAETPTDHDVAAALGFDSVDTHTSTDPTADDGDDELPSRAEMWTIIQEQSQTIDRLEERVDELQQEQNRADRNRKEIASQLHEITESVAETDETADQAKEIAKTANANAEQAKSIAETGETAFDREDPEELPGGIEPSSSPLDFLANCRQHRVKKHLVDKGMTRKNRFRALLVMKRWDEFATKRTNGSGIFWTRDDVQDALTAILGKRPHAQTLKRVWDEMVALGSSDIDVTERRVSAKQTPTEIIAMDIETAEGLLEARYHHLELLDSDGQVTGGVTPVVTQNDRAEV; this is encoded by the coding sequence ATGACAATTGGAAAAGATCCGGACGCAGTTGACGCAGAAACGCCCACTGATCACGACGTTGCCGCCGCTCTTGGCTTCGACAGCGTCGATACGCACACCAGCACTGATCCAACGGCCGACGACGGTGATGATGAACTCCCGAGTCGCGCAGAGATGTGGACCATCATCCAAGAGCAGTCACAGACGATCGACCGCCTCGAGGAGCGTGTCGACGAACTCCAGCAGGAACAAAACCGCGCCGATCGCAACCGAAAGGAGATCGCCAGTCAACTCCATGAAATCACCGAGTCGGTTGCCGAAACCGACGAGACGGCTGACCAAGCAAAAGAAATTGCGAAGACTGCGAACGCAAACGCTGAGCAGGCCAAGTCGATCGCCGAAACCGGTGAGACCGCGTTCGACCGCGAGGATCCAGAGGAACTGCCCGGCGGCATCGAACCCTCGAGCAGTCCATTGGATTTCCTTGCGAACTGCCGCCAGCACCGCGTCAAAAAACACCTCGTCGACAAGGGGATGACGCGGAAGAACCGATTCCGGGCACTCCTTGTAATGAAGCGCTGGGACGAGTTCGCAACCAAGCGCACGAACGGGAGCGGAATTTTCTGGACACGAGACGATGTCCAGGATGCGCTCACTGCAATCCTCGGAAAGCGTCCCCACGCACAGACACTCAAACGCGTGTGGGACGAGATGGTTGCGCTCGGAAGTTCGGACATCGATGTCACCGAGCGTCGTGTTTCTGCGAAACAGACTCCAACGGAGATCATCGCGATGGACATCGAGACTGCTGAGGGACTGCTCGAGGCCCGCTATCACCATCTCGAATTGCTCGACTCGGATGGACAGGTCACTGGTGGCGTCACACCCGTTGTGACTCAGAACGACAGGGCAGAGGTGTGA
- a CDS encoding MarR family transcriptional regulator, giving the protein MSIDRDTFENTSEDELADLSVPDQVLGFLAANEERAFKAREIAPQIGVDEGAVSTALSRLKNRDLVEHKATYWAVTDDAERLEGYSGYERATELFNDQLGTEDKEAWREHAPQKPHPSVEDEQ; this is encoded by the coding sequence ATGTCCATCGACCGAGATACCTTCGAGAACACGAGCGAGGACGAGCTCGCGGATCTTTCGGTCCCAGATCAGGTCCTCGGGTTTCTCGCCGCCAACGAGGAGCGCGCGTTCAAGGCACGCGAGATCGCCCCTCAAATTGGCGTCGACGAGGGTGCGGTTAGCACCGCTCTCTCGCGATTGAAGAACCGCGACCTGGTCGAGCACAAGGCAACGTACTGGGCGGTGACCGACGACGCCGAGCGCCTCGAAGGATACAGCGGCTACGAGCGGGCGACCGAACTGTTCAACGACCAACTCGGTACCGAGGACAAGGAGGCGTGGCGCGAGCACGCACCTCAGAAACCACACCCGAGCGTCGAGGACGAACAGTGA